In Fervidobacterium sp., the sequence TGTTTGGCTTTATCTTTGTCTGATATGTGATCAAGTATTGGCTTTTCGTATTCGTCTATCAATAATACCACTTGTTTGTTGTATTTATAATACAACTCTTCAATCAACTCTGAAAATCTTCCATCATATGTATTTCTTTTCAAACTGATATTATATTTCTGTGCAAGGAAACAAATTTCATCATCAAGCGATTGTTTAAATAAATCAGTATCTTCTGTGTTCAGTCTGTTCATATCCAATCTAACCACAGGAAAGCTTTCCCAGTTCCATTTCTCATATATCCATGTGTCAATAAATAGTTCTTTCTCTCCTTTAAACAAACATTCAAGTACGCTCACAAGTAAACTCTTCCCAAACCTCCTCGGACGAGACAGGAATACATATTCACTGTTTCTTATCATTTCATACACATACCTTGTCTTGTCTACATATATGCACCCTTTTTCTTTTATCTTCCCAAAATCACTTATCCCTATAGGCAATGTTTTCACTACTAACACCTCGGTTCAAACTGATTTTCAGATCCGAAACAATTATATCACAATCGCCAAACTTCTACTATTTATGCTATGTTAGAAGATCCTTTAAGTTCTTTTGGTTGAAATCTACTTGCTGTAAGGTAGAAAATTGCGAAAAACTAGAAAATAGTGTAAAATATTACCAGAATCCGAGCTCTTAAAGCTAAGAAAGGAGGTATAAACATGGTGACTTGTCCATCTATTCAAAGAAACATTCAAAGTTGTACGTGTACCTACATGTCCTGCGACAAGAGAGGAAAATGTTGTGAATGCGTAGCGTACCACCGGAGTCATGGGGAAATTCCTGGCTGTTTCTTTTCAAAGGAAGGCGAGCGTACATGGGATAGATCGGTCCAAAACTTCATAAAAGACAAAACACGCAATAAATTGTAATGTACTAAACAGAAAAACATAAACTTCGGTTTCAAAATACACAATTGTATAAAGAAACAAAAGGTAGGTGCCAACCTACCTTTTTTATTTATTTTTTACTCTATTGACTTTTCCTGCTGCACATGATATATTTGCAAATGAAAATCGTTTGCAAATTTCTATATAAGGAGTGAAACAAAATTGTGAAGCTAACAAAAAACAGACAGCGAATTTACGAGACTATTTTTAACTCTAAAGTCCCGCTTAGTGCTTACGATATATCAAGCTT encodes:
- a CDS encoding AAA family ATPase: MKTLPIGISDFGKIKEKGCIYVDKTRYVYEMIRNSEYVFLSRPRRFGKSLLVSVLECLFKGEKELFIDTWIYEKWNWESFPVVRLDMNRLNTEDTDLFKQSLDDEICFLAQKYNISLKRNTYDGRFSELIEELYYKYNKQVVLLIDEYEKPILDHISDKDKAK
- a CDS encoding DUF6485 family protein, with product MVTCPSIQRNIQSCTCTYMSCDKRGKCCECVAYHRSHGEIPGCFFSKEGERTWDRSVQNFIKDKTRNKL